Proteins encoded together in one Lepus europaeus isolate LE1 chromosome 13, mLepTim1.pri, whole genome shotgun sequence window:
- the LOC133772162 gene encoding prolyl-tRNA synthetase associated domain-containing protein 1, whose product MAGTDLRAALEQRLRALDIRTEIVEHPEVFTVEEMMPHVQHLKGAHSKNLFLKDKKKKSHWLVTVLHDRQINLNDLAKQLGVGSGNLRFADETAMLEKLKVGQGCATPLALFCDDGDVKFVLDSAFLEGGHEKVYFHPMTNAATMGLSPQDFLTFVKNTGHDPIILNFDKNN is encoded by the exons ATGGCGGGCACTGACTTGCGGGCGGCTCTGGAGCAGCGGCTCCGTGCCCTGGACATCCGCACCGAGATCGTGGAGCACCCCGAG GTGTTTACAGTTGAAGAAATGATGCCTCATGTCCAGCATTTGAAAGGAGCACACAGTAAGAACTTATTtcttaaagataaaaagaaaaaaagccactgGCTGGTGACAGTACTTCATGACAGacaaattaatttaaatgatCTTGCTAAGCAGTTGGGTGTTGGAAGTGGAAATCTGCGGTTTGCTGATGAAACAGCGATGCTAGAAAAACTGAAAGTTGGCCAAGGTTGTGCCACACCCCTGGCACTCTTCTGTGATGATGGAGATGTGAAATTTGTTCTGGATTCTGCTTTTCTGGAAGGTGGACATGAAAAAGTCTACTTTCATCCAATGACCAATGCTGCAACCATGGGATTAAGCCCTCAAGACTTTCTCACATTTGTGAAGAATACAGGACATGATCCCATAATACTAAATTTTGATAAAAACAACTAA